Proteins encoded by one window of Musa acuminata AAA Group cultivar baxijiao chromosome BXJ2-9, Cavendish_Baxijiao_AAA, whole genome shotgun sequence:
- the LOC103998398 gene encoding heavy metal-associated isoprenylated plant protein 37, producing MNKVEEFKLLKIQTVILKIHIHCDGCKQEVKKLLQKIEGVYTVNIDAEHQKVTVSGDVDSNTLIKKLARSGRHAELWPQKSNSQSNKPGHQHQGKEGNKNNKGQSNQSNQGNQALLQGLKAFKNQHNSIESFSSDDDEFDDGFDDEEEDDELRFFGDKMKQLNLLKQSNNAAANAKKNGKPGGNGNNSGGGKKGGANPNQATGLKGSNAAPHNKVGNGAPLLGGGAVEGKLGNGLLGVAGLQGLGGGKGMALHQAQQQPGTNFSAGFPANGNGNGNGGGFGVNHHQSPPLMMPLQDHGYLNQAPSMMMNLRGLNTTTNNNNNINMLMNESRYMQPQVMYNRSPQIPPYTGYYYYPYPYYQSPNLSYHSTETGGHGHPCSDENTTSMCTVM from the exons ATGAACAAAGTTGAGGAATTTAAGCTGCTCAAAATCCAG ACGGTGATCCTCAAAATACACATACATTGTGATGGATGTAAGCAGGAGGTGAAGAAACTTCTTCAGAAAATTGAAG GAGTTTACACAGTCAACATAGATGCAGAGCATCAGAAGGTCACAGTCTCAGGGGATGTGGACTCCAACACCCTGATCAAGAAGCTGGCAAGATCAGGAAGGCATGCAGAGCTGTGGCCTCAAAAGTCCAACAGCCAGAGCAACAAGCCCGGCCATCAGCATCAAGGAAAAGAGGGGAACAAGAACAACAAAGGCCAAAGCAACCAAAGCAACCAAGGCAACCAAGCCCTTCTCCAGGGCCTCAAAGCATTCAAGAACCAGCACAACAGCATCGAGTCCTTCAGCTCCGATGACGATGAATTCGACGATGGTTttgatgatgaggaagaagatgatgagcTGCGTTTTTTTGGTGATAAAATGAAGCAGCTTAATCTATTAAAGCAGTCAAACAACGCAGCAGCTAATGCCAAGAAAAATGGCAAACCTGGTGGGAATGGTAACAACAGTGGAGGAGGGAAGAAGGGTGGAGCTAATCCTAATCAAGCCACTGGATTGAAGGGATCAAATGCTGCACCTCACAACAAGGTGGGCAATGGAGCTCCTCTCTTGGGTGGTGGTGCAGTGGAGGGTAAATTGGGCAATGGACTGCTGGGTGTGGCAGGTCTCCAAGGACTTGGTGGGGGCAAAGGGATGGCGTTGCATCAAGCTCAGCAGCAGCCAGGGACCAACTTCTCTGCAGGTTTCCCTGCGAATGGTAATGGTAATGGTAATGGTGGTGGATTTGGGGTGAACCATCATCAATCACCGCCTCTGATGATGCCCTTACAGGACCATGGGTATCTGAACCAGGCACCTTCCATGATGATGAACCTGAGAGGGCTCAACAccaccaccaacaacaacaataacatcaACATGCTAATGAATGAGAGCAGGTACATGCAACCCCAAGTGATGTACAACAGGTCACCTCAGATCCCTCCCTACACTGGCTACTACTACTATCCCTACCCCTACTACCAAAGCCCTAATCTCAGCTACCACTCAACGGAGACTGGTGGCCATGGCCATCCTTGCAGTGATGAGAACACCACCAGTATGTGTACTGTAATGTAA